A genomic segment from Alkalilimnicola ehrlichii MLHE-1 encodes:
- a CDS encoding S41 family peptidase: MRMIRPLYSTAILLILAAGLGLGQTVWAERQQANADLPLEELQAVAEVYARIRSHYVDEVDDKALLEAAVRGMVSSLDPHSTFLDSSEFQALQEGTRGEFGGLGIEVGQEDGFIKVIAPIDDTPASRAGLRPGDLITRIDDKPVKGMSLTEAVKQMRGEPGSQITLTVVREGEDRPLTFEITRAVIQVESVRARMLEPGYGYLRISQFQERTGRDVREALSELKREADGSLRGLVLDLRNNPGGVLDGAVSVADVFLSNGRIVYTEGRDERAEMSFSATPVDMLHGAPLVVLVNQGSASASEIVAGALQDHGRAVVMGSPTFGKGSVQSILPLGRGAAVKLTTARYYTPGGRSIQDKGIQPDILSEELRVARVEREDMSPAELERHGLRQRPDVDRDDETESLAQRDFTLYEALNLLKGVGIFTGR, from the coding sequence ATGCGCATGATTCGACCGCTCTATTCTACCGCCATACTGCTGATCCTGGCCGCCGGGCTGGGGTTGGGGCAGACCGTATGGGCGGAGCGGCAACAGGCCAACGCGGATCTGCCGTTGGAAGAGCTTCAGGCCGTCGCCGAGGTCTACGCGCGGATTCGCAGCCACTACGTGGACGAGGTGGATGACAAGGCGCTCCTGGAGGCGGCCGTGCGCGGCATGGTCAGCAGTCTGGACCCCCACTCCACCTTTCTGGATTCCAGCGAGTTCCAGGCCCTGCAGGAGGGCACCCGCGGTGAGTTCGGCGGGCTGGGTATCGAGGTGGGCCAGGAGGACGGCTTCATCAAGGTCATCGCGCCCATCGATGACACCCCCGCGAGCCGTGCCGGCCTGCGTCCGGGGGACCTGATCACCCGCATCGACGATAAACCGGTCAAAGGGATGTCGTTGACGGAGGCGGTCAAGCAGATGCGCGGTGAGCCGGGCAGCCAGATAACTCTCACCGTGGTGCGCGAAGGCGAGGATCGCCCGCTGACCTTCGAGATCACCCGCGCCGTTATCCAGGTGGAGAGCGTGCGGGCCCGGATGCTGGAGCCCGGCTACGGCTATCTGCGCATCAGCCAGTTCCAGGAGCGCACCGGTCGTGACGTGCGGGAAGCGCTCAGCGAACTGAAGCGGGAGGCCGACGGCAGCCTGCGCGGTCTGGTTCTGGATCTGCGCAACAACCCCGGTGGGGTGCTGGACGGTGCGGTCAGTGTCGCCGACGTCTTTCTCAGCAACGGCCGGATCGTCTACACCGAGGGCCGGGACGAGCGCGCGGAGATGAGCTTTAGCGCCACCCCGGTGGATATGCTGCACGGCGCCCCGCTGGTGGTGCTGGTCAACCAGGGGTCCGCCTCCGCCTCGGAGATCGTCGCCGGGGCCCTGCAGGATCATGGACGCGCGGTGGTCATGGGGTCACCCACCTTTGGCAAGGGCTCGGTGCAGAGCATCCTGCCGCTGGGCCGCGGTGCGGCGGTCAAGCTCACCACGGCGCGCTACTACACCCCGGGCGGTCGCTCCATTCAGGATAAGGGCATCCAGCCCGATATCCTCTCCGAGGAGCTCAGGGTGGCCCGGGTGGAACGCGAGGACATGAGCCCGGCCGAGCTGGAGCGCCACGGCCTGCGCCAACGGCCGGACGTGGATCGGGACGACGAGACCGAGAGCCTGGCGCAGCGCGATTTCACGCTGTACGAAGCGCTGAACCTGCTGAAGGGCGTGGGTATCTTTACCGGTCGCTGA
- a CDS encoding NAD-dependent glycerol-3-phosphate dehydrogenase gives MTERGGRILVLGTGRIGKAMAHLLGRRQPVVSWEGLPPDGSAPEPLEPLVHQAEFVFFCMPVVAHSDIAPRVAAALPDGAVCVTIAKGLDESGRTAAGILHQALGEGKALAAIYGPMIAEDLQADRLGFADLACPQRETFQQVRELFRGSALKLVHTTDLTGASWAVVLKNVYVPLIGAADELQLGDNVRGALTIDAFRELAAIVEALGGAPTSPYGLAGLGDFVGSATSADSHHRQLGRRLARGETRGLEGEGPHTLAMIDRHRLFDTEPYPLLNLARRMFADPPATADELRGYLEGWGE, from the coding sequence ATGACAGAGCGGGGAGGGCGGATCCTGGTACTGGGTACCGGGCGGATTGGCAAGGCCATGGCCCATCTGCTCGGGCGCCGGCAGCCGGTGGTGAGCTGGGAGGGCCTGCCCCCCGACGGTTCGGCCCCCGAACCGCTGGAACCGCTCGTGCACCAGGCTGAATTCGTCTTCTTCTGCATGCCCGTGGTGGCCCACAGCGACATCGCGCCCCGGGTCGCCGCCGCACTGCCCGACGGGGCCGTCTGCGTCACCATCGCCAAGGGGTTGGACGAAAGCGGCCGTACCGCCGCCGGCATCCTGCACCAGGCCCTCGGCGAAGGAAAGGCCCTGGCCGCCATCTACGGCCCCATGATCGCCGAGGACCTGCAGGCGGATCGCCTCGGGTTCGCCGACCTGGCCTGCCCGCAGCGCGAGACCTTCCAGCAGGTCCGCGAGCTGTTCCGGGGCTCCGCTCTGAAACTGGTCCACACCACCGACCTGACCGGCGCCTCCTGGGCCGTCGTGCTCAAGAACGTCTACGTCCCCCTCATCGGCGCCGCCGATGAACTCCAGCTCGGTGACAACGTCCGCGGGGCGCTCACCATCGATGCCTTCCGGGAGCTGGCGGCGATCGTGGAGGCCTTGGGCGGGGCGCCGACCAGCCCCTACGGCCTGGCCGGGCTGGGTGATTTCGTCGGCTCCGCCACCAGCGCCGACTCCCACCACCGCCAGCTCGGCCGCCGCCTCGCCCGTGGCGAGACCCGCGGCCTGGAAGGCGAGGGCCCCCACACCCTGGCGATGATCGACCGCCACCGCCTGTTCGACACCGAGCCCTACCCCCTGCTCAACCTCGCCCGGCGGATGTTCGCCGACCCGCCCGCTACCGCTGACGAGCTACGGGGCTACTTGGAGGGCTGGGGGGAGTAG
- a CDS encoding type II toxin-antitoxin system Phd/YefM family antitoxin, giving the protein MKVELVTNLKRQATKILAELRASKEPVLITEHGQPSAYLVDVQDYEFMQRRLELLEGLSRGERAVLEGRTYSHSEARDKLGKWLK; this is encoded by the coding sequence ATGAAAGTTGAGCTCGTTACGAACCTCAAGCGCCAGGCCACGAAGATTCTCGCAGAACTGCGCGCATCGAAGGAGCCGGTGCTGATCACTGAGCATGGCCAGCCATCTGCTTACCTGGTTGATGTGCAGGACTACGAGTTTATGCAGCGCCGGCTTGAGCTGCTTGAAGGGCTCTCAAGAGGTGAGCGCGCTGTACTGGAAGGGAGAACGTACAGCCACAGTGAAGCCAGGGATAAGCTGGGTAAATGGCTGAAATAG
- a CDS encoding tRNA (cytidine(34)-2'-O)-methyltransferase, with protein sequence MFHIVLVEPEIPPNTGNVIRLAANTGAHLHLVHPLGFRLDDTRLRRAGLDYHEWARVAEHPSLVDCLRQVRPRRAWALSTHGSVGYHQVRYAPGDALVFGCETGGLRRELTRFSPGRRLRLPMRPESRSMNLGNSVSVVLYEALRQQDFPELE encoded by the coding sequence ATGTTCCACATCGTCCTGGTCGAGCCGGAGATCCCACCCAACACCGGCAACGTCATCCGGCTCGCCGCCAACACCGGTGCCCATCTGCACCTGGTGCATCCGCTGGGCTTTCGCCTGGACGACACCCGGCTGCGCCGGGCCGGGCTCGATTACCATGAGTGGGCCCGGGTGGCCGAACACCCCAGTCTGGTGGACTGCCTGCGCCAGGTCCGGCCCCGACGGGCCTGGGCGCTGTCCACCCACGGCTCGGTCGGCTACCACCAGGTCCGCTACGCCCCCGGCGATGCCCTGGTGTTCGGCTGTGAGACCGGTGGCCTGCGTCGGGAGCTGACCCGGTTCAGCCCCGGCCGCCGATTGCGGCTGCCCATGCGGCCGGAGAGCCGGAGCATGAACCTGGGCAACAGCGTCTCGGTGGTGCTTTACGAAGCCCTGCGCCAGCAGGATTTTCCGGAACTGGAATAA
- a CDS encoding murein hydrolase activator EnvC family protein: MRIAPMLLLITALTLVSPLAAGVEDDLQATEAELEAVRERIEAARQALARDEAERDAAEAALEESDRRVQRAARALRAAEEERAALEARVAELEAKMAERDQHLRAQRERLARQLRAVWQGGRDAGLRVLLNQQDPSALQRLLAYHSRLDAARRADLVSVIETLERLQSLEQRLQEQSEALARAEMAARERRAELAREREQQRRRLARLEASLAETGEQLMRMEEDEQRLQGLLDELAEELAAVPERDLQDLRFREHRGALPWPVEGRLGARFGDSRELGNIKWRGLVIDAENGTEVQAVATGQVVYADWFRGLGLLVILDHGDGYLSLYGYNESLFVEEGEWVQAGAVLASVGASGGRREPGLYFEVRADGDPVDPLPWLAAR; this comes from the coding sequence ATGAGAATCGCACCCATGCTGCTCCTGATCACCGCCCTGACCCTGGTGTCACCGCTGGCGGCCGGGGTGGAGGACGACCTGCAGGCCACGGAGGCGGAACTAGAAGCGGTCCGTGAGCGCATCGAGGCGGCCCGCCAGGCGTTGGCCCGGGACGAGGCCGAGCGCGACGCGGCCGAGGCGGCGCTGGAGGAGAGCGACCGTCGGGTCCAGCGGGCGGCGCGGGCGTTGCGGGCGGCGGAGGAGGAGCGTGCCGCGCTTGAGGCGCGGGTGGCCGAGCTGGAGGCCAAAATGGCGGAACGCGACCAGCACCTGCGCGCGCAGCGCGAGCGGCTGGCGCGGCAGTTGCGTGCCGTCTGGCAGGGGGGGCGGGACGCCGGCCTGCGCGTGTTGCTGAATCAGCAGGACCCCTCAGCGCTGCAACGGTTGTTGGCCTATCACAGCCGCCTGGATGCCGCGCGGCGCGCCGATCTGGTGTCGGTGATCGAGACCCTGGAGCGCCTGCAGAGCCTGGAGCAGCGGCTGCAGGAGCAGTCCGAGGCCCTGGCCCGGGCGGAGATGGCGGCCCGCGAGCGCCGTGCGGAACTGGCGCGCGAGCGGGAGCAGCAGCGCCGGCGGCTGGCGCGGCTGGAGGCCTCCCTGGCCGAGACCGGTGAACAGCTGATGCGCATGGAGGAGGACGAACAGCGCCTGCAGGGGCTGCTCGATGAACTGGCCGAGGAGTTGGCCGCGGTGCCCGAGCGTGATCTGCAGGACCTCCGCTTCCGCGAGCACCGCGGTGCGCTGCCCTGGCCGGTGGAGGGGCGGCTGGGGGCCCGGTTCGGTGATTCGAGGGAACTGGGCAATATCAAGTGGCGCGGCCTGGTTATCGATGCCGAGAACGGCACGGAGGTGCAGGCGGTGGCCACCGGGCAGGTGGTCTACGCGGATTGGTTCCGCGGCCTGGGGCTGCTGGTCATCCTCGACCATGGCGACGGGTACCTGAGCCTCTACGGTTACAATGAGTCGTTGTTCGTGGAGGAGGGTGAATGGGTGCAGGCCGGCGCCGTGCTGGCCTCGGTGGGGGCCAGCGGTGGGCGGCGCGAGCCGGGGCTCTACTTCGAGGTGCGGGCCGACGGCGACCCGGTGGACCCGCTGCCGTGGCTGGCCGCGCGCTAA
- a CDS encoding rhodanese-like domain-containing protein, which translates to MEQLLEFITDNWMLVLAFVLILGYWVGAEIYHFSSGVKTITPETATQLYNRDNALFVDIRNNTEYRKSHLPGAFHMPSTEVDQLLEKLRRHESRPLIVYDANGLQANKTARRLRKAGFETVYQLKTGLTGWESAGYPMERGRTKPKPNPKG; encoded by the coding sequence ATGGAGCAGTTGCTGGAATTCATCACCGACAACTGGATGCTCGTGCTGGCCTTCGTGCTCATCCTGGGCTACTGGGTCGGCGCCGAGATCTACCACTTCAGCAGCGGCGTCAAGACCATCACCCCGGAGACGGCGACCCAGCTCTACAACCGCGACAATGCGCTGTTCGTGGATATCCGCAACAACACCGAGTACCGCAAATCGCATCTGCCCGGGGCGTTTCACATGCCGTCCACCGAGGTGGATCAACTGCTGGAAAAGCTGCGCCGCCACGAGTCCCGGCCGCTGATCGTCTATGATGCCAATGGACTGCAGGCCAACAAGACGGCGCGGCGACTCCGCAAGGCCGGCTTCGAGACGGTCTACCAGCTCAAGACCGGGCTCACCGGCTGGGAGAGCGCCGGCTACCCGATGGAGCGCGGCAGGACCAAGCCCAAGCCCAACCCCAAGGGCTGA
- a CDS encoding NAD(P)-dependent oxidoreductase, protein MKAGVIGLGAMGAGMAANLARQGLLAAVWNRTYDKAVDFAGRHGVAAAADAPTVAAQCDVIITCVSADADVLEVVDAMLPELGEGKVVVDTSTVSADTAREAARRVAETGARFLDAPVSGGKEGAEKATMVMMVGGDEATLEQVRPVLSAISRSATHMGPSGAGQVTKAVNQIMVAGIIQGVTEGLAFGQAQGLDMDKVIEVLSGGAGGSWLLQHRGPTLVRDSYQPGFKMALHYKDLEICRSMLESMGVALPVVEMTLKQYRPLIEQGYGEEDISALYRGKRAMFENGGNKKGL, encoded by the coding sequence ATGAAGGCAGGCGTGATCGGACTGGGCGCCATGGGCGCCGGCATGGCGGCCAACCTGGCCCGGCAGGGGCTGCTGGCCGCGGTATGGAACCGCACCTATGACAAGGCGGTGGATTTCGCCGGCCGCCATGGGGTGGCCGCTGCGGCCGATGCCCCCACGGTGGCTGCCCAGTGCGACGTGATCATCACCTGTGTCTCGGCGGACGCCGATGTGCTGGAGGTGGTCGACGCCATGCTGCCCGAGCTGGGTGAGGGCAAGGTGGTGGTGGACACCTCCACCGTCAGCGCAGACACCGCCCGCGAGGCCGCCCGGCGGGTGGCTGAGACCGGGGCGCGGTTCCTGGACGCCCCCGTCTCCGGCGGCAAGGAGGGGGCGGAGAAGGCCACCATGGTGATGATGGTGGGCGGTGACGAGGCCACCCTGGAGCAGGTCCGGCCGGTGCTCTCGGCGATCAGCCGCTCGGCCACCCACATGGGCCCGTCCGGGGCCGGGCAGGTGACCAAGGCGGTCAATCAGATCATGGTGGCCGGGATCATCCAGGGGGTCACCGAGGGGCTGGCCTTCGGCCAGGCCCAGGGGCTGGACATGGACAAGGTGATCGAGGTGCTGAGCGGCGGCGCCGGCGGAAGCTGGCTGCTCCAGCACCGCGGCCCGACCCTGGTGCGCGACAGCTACCAGCCCGGCTTCAAGATGGCCCTGCATTACAAGGACCTGGAGATCTGCCGGTCGATGCTGGAGAGCATGGGCGTGGCGCTGCCGGTGGTCGAGATGACCCTCAAGCAGTACCGGCCCCTGATCGAGCAGGGCTACGGCGAGGAGGACATCTCCGCGCTCTATCGCGGTAAACGGGCGATGTTCGAAAACGGGGGCAACAAGAAGGGCCTCTAG
- a CDS encoding helix-turn-helix domain-containing protein has translation MSEYRKARKRLEVSVGESVRIMRELQEMSQNELARATGIPQSTISAIENDRVRLGVDRAKVLARALRCHPAVLVFPGWDVEQESAA, from the coding sequence ATGAGCGAATATCGTAAGGCCAGGAAACGGCTCGAGGTCTCTGTTGGAGAGTCGGTCCGCATCATGCGTGAACTGCAAGAGATGAGTCAGAATGAGCTGGCCCGCGCTACCGGGATCCCCCAATCCACCATTTCTGCTATCGAGAACGACCGCGTTCGCCTCGGTGTAGACAGGGCCAAGGTCCTGGCCAGGGCTTTGCGGTGTCACCCCGCCGTTCTCGTATTTCCTGGCTGGGACGTTGAGCAGGAGTCGGCGGCGTAA
- a CDS encoding NAD(P)H-dependent glycerol-3-phosphate dehydrogenase yields the protein MNRPLGIIGAGAWGTALAIAAGHAGHPVRLWGRDTAAVQAMARDRVNRRNLPDCPLPDPVQPQPDLTALVAECDDLLLVVPSRAFESMLHTLAPLIERRHRLGWATKGLDAASGGLLSQVVQRVLKPLPPLAVLSGPSFAAEVGRGLPTAVTVAATDQGFASDLADAFRYERFRVYTSTDLVGVQLGGAVKNVLAIATGVADGLGFGANARAALITRGLAETRRLSEALGADPDTLTGLAGMGDLILTCTDDQSRNRRLGLALGRGEDLDEAVEAIGTVEGVRTADELHRLATQAGVEMPICEQVHLRLAGRVSTREAVENLLLRPGGRQEQ from the coding sequence ATGAACAGGCCACTGGGCATCATCGGGGCCGGCGCCTGGGGCACGGCGCTGGCCATCGCGGCCGGCCACGCCGGGCACCCGGTCCGACTGTGGGGCCGGGACACGGCGGCGGTTCAGGCCATGGCCCGGGACCGGGTCAACCGGCGGAATCTGCCGGACTGCCCGCTGCCGGACCCGGTGCAGCCGCAACCGGACCTGACAGCGCTGGTGGCCGAGTGCGACGACCTGCTGCTCGTCGTGCCCAGCCGGGCCTTCGAGTCCATGCTGCATACCCTGGCCCCGCTGATCGAGCGCCGCCACCGGCTGGGCTGGGCCACCAAGGGCCTGGATGCCGCCAGCGGCGGCCTGTTGAGCCAGGTGGTCCAGCGGGTGCTCAAGCCCCTGCCGCCCCTGGCGGTCCTTTCCGGGCCGAGCTTTGCCGCCGAGGTAGGGCGGGGCCTGCCCACGGCGGTCACCGTGGCCGCTACCGATCAGGGCTTCGCCAGCGACCTGGCGGACGCCTTCCGCTACGAGCGCTTCCGGGTCTATACCAGCACCGACCTGGTCGGCGTGCAACTGGGCGGCGCGGTGAAGAACGTCCTGGCGATCGCCACCGGCGTGGCCGACGGGCTGGGCTTCGGCGCCAACGCCCGAGCCGCGCTGATCACCCGCGGCCTGGCGGAGACCCGGCGGCTGAGTGAGGCGCTGGGCGCGGACCCGGACACCCTCACCGGGCTGGCCGGCATGGGCGACCTCATCCTCACCTGCACCGACGACCAGTCCCGCAACCGCCGGCTGGGCCTGGCCCTGGGGCGCGGCGAGGACCTGGACGAGGCGGTGGAGGCCATCGGCACGGTGGAGGGGGTGCGCACGGCGGATGAACTGCACCGCCTGGCCACCCAGGCCGGGGTGGAGATGCCCATCTGCGAGCAGGTCCATCTGCGCCTCGCCGGCCGGGTCTCCACCCGCGAGGCCGTGGAGAATCTCCTGCTCCGGCCCGGCGGCCGCCAGGAGCAGTAA
- a CDS encoding divergent polysaccharide deacetylase family protein, translating into MAARTRRAPAGHLILLLCGLGALLLGQAQARSADEPVRVAVVIDDLGDHLASGQRTVDLPGPVTCSVLPHTPHARRLAEACHRSGKEVMLHMPMQAKNGADRGPGGVDIHMDRTAVEAAVRKDLDAVPHARGVNNHMGSLYTRHPGNLRWVMDALRGEGDYYFVDSRTTARSVAEQVAREAGVPATRRHVFLDHDRDPEMIRHHLERLVRHARRHGYGLAIGHPYPETLAVLEEVLPEWARAGIKLVPASRLVELYGQEEENVP; encoded by the coding sequence ATGGCTGCCCGGACGCGCCGAGCCCCTGCCGGCCACCTGATCCTCCTGCTCTGCGGCCTGGGGGCCCTGCTGCTGGGCCAGGCGCAGGCCCGGTCGGCCGATGAGCCGGTGCGGGTGGCGGTGGTGATCGACGATCTGGGGGATCACCTGGCCAGCGGCCAACGCACGGTTGATCTGCCCGGGCCGGTGACCTGTTCCGTTCTACCCCACACCCCCCACGCCCGGCGCCTGGCCGAGGCCTGCCACCGCAGCGGCAAGGAGGTCATGCTGCACATGCCGATGCAGGCGAAAAACGGCGCCGATCGAGGGCCGGGCGGGGTGGACATCCACATGGACCGGACGGCGGTGGAGGCGGCGGTCCGCAAAGACCTGGACGCGGTGCCCCATGCCCGCGGGGTCAATAACCACATGGGCAGTCTCTATACACGCCACCCGGGCAACCTGCGTTGGGTCATGGACGCACTGCGGGGGGAGGGCGACTATTACTTCGTGGACAGCCGGACCACGGCACGCAGTGTGGCGGAACAGGTGGCGCGGGAGGCCGGGGTGCCCGCCACCCGGCGGCATGTCTTCCTGGACCACGACCGTGATCCGGAGATGATCCGCCACCACCTCGAACGGCTGGTGCGGCACGCGCGCCGGCATGGCTACGGGCTGGCCATCGGCCACCCCTACCCGGAGACCCTGGCGGTGCTGGAGGAGGTACTGCCGGAGTGGGCCCGGGCCGGTATCAAACTGGTGCCGGCCTCGCGGCTGGTGGAGTTGTATGGTCAGGAGGAGGAGAACGTGCCATGA
- a CDS encoding type II toxin-antitoxin system RelE/ParE family toxin, which yields MAEIVWTEPALQELDAIAEYIALDNPAAASRLVQEVFAKATRLEEFPRSGRIPPELPNSVYRELVVPPCRIFYREDGGRVLILYVMREERQLRAYMLGDNCVD from the coding sequence ATGGCTGAAATAGTCTGGACTGAGCCCGCCCTTCAGGAACTGGATGCCATCGCTGAGTACATCGCGCTGGATAATCCGGCGGCGGCAAGCCGTTTGGTCCAGGAGGTATTCGCCAAGGCCACACGCCTGGAAGAGTTCCCCCGATCCGGAAGGATCCCTCCGGAGCTGCCCAACTCCGTATACCGGGAATTAGTAGTACCGCCGTGCCGGATTTTCTATCGTGAAGACGGGGGGCGAGTTCTTATCCTCTACGTCATGCGGGAGGAACGGCAGCTCCGGGCATACATGTTGGGCGACAACTGCGTTGACTGA
- a CDS encoding Fe(3+) ABC transporter substrate-binding protein: MRIKQVLTGLLAAPLAIALAMPATTLADDDTITVYSARQEHLIKPLFDRFTEETGIRVRYVTDSAGPLLARLQQEGRRTPADMLMTVDAGNLWQAADRGVLRPIDSEPLREAIPEHLRDPDDQWFGLSVRARTIMYAPDRVDPEELSTYEALADPEWEGRLCVRTSQHVYNQSLVATMISHHGEERTREVLEGWVNNFADRPFSNDTSTLRAIAAGQCDVSITNTYYLGRVLKDDPDFPVAPYWPNQDDVGVHVNVSGAGVTRHAGNPEGAQRLIEWLASEAAQKDFAALNMEYPANPEIGLDPIVADWGDFKADNINVSEAGRLQRQAAMLMDRVGWR; encoded by the coding sequence ATGCGCATCAAACAGGTTCTGACCGGATTGCTGGCCGCGCCGCTGGCCATCGCTTTGGCCATGCCGGCCACCACCCTGGCCGACGACGACACCATCACCGTCTATTCCGCGCGCCAGGAGCACCTGATCAAGCCGCTGTTCGACCGCTTCACCGAGGAGACCGGCATCCGGGTGCGCTACGTGACCGACAGCGCCGGTCCGCTGCTGGCCCGCCTCCAGCAGGAGGGGCGCCGCACCCCCGCCGACATGTTGATGACAGTGGATGCCGGCAACCTCTGGCAGGCCGCCGACCGGGGCGTGCTCCGGCCCATCGACTCCGAGCCGCTGCGGGAGGCCATTCCGGAACACCTGCGTGACCCGGACGACCAGTGGTTCGGCCTGTCGGTGCGGGCACGGACCATCATGTACGCGCCCGACCGCGTCGATCCCGAGGAACTGTCCACCTACGAGGCCCTCGCCGACCCGGAGTGGGAGGGCCGCCTGTGCGTGCGCACCTCGCAGCACGTCTACAACCAGTCGCTGGTCGCCACCATGATCTCCCACCACGGTGAGGAGCGGACCCGGGAGGTGCTGGAGGGCTGGGTGAACAACTTTGCGGACCGCCCCTTCTCCAACGACACCTCGACCCTGCGCGCCATCGCCGCCGGCCAGTGTGATGTGAGCATCACCAACACCTACTACCTGGGCCGGGTGCTGAAGGACGACCCGGACTTCCCGGTGGCGCCCTACTGGCCCAACCAGGATGACGTGGGCGTTCACGTCAACGTCTCCGGTGCCGGTGTCACCCGCCATGCCGGCAACCCTGAAGGGGCGCAGCGGCTCATCGAATGGCTCGCCAGCGAGGCCGCGCAGAAGGACTTCGCCGCCCTGAACATGGAGTATCCGGCGAACCCGGAGATCGGCCTGGACCCGATCGTCGCCGACTGGGGCGATTTCAAGGCCGATAACATCAATGTCTCCGAGGCCGGCCGGCTGCAGCGCCAGGCCGCCATGCTGATGGACCGGGTCGGCTGGCGCTGA
- a CDS encoding DJ-1 family glyoxalase III codes for MSSVLVPLATGCEELEAVTVIDLLRRAGIDVVTASLDGEPVRASRGVTLVADTHLDEALRRDFDMVVLPGGAEGARRLGEDDRVTELLRKLADSERFTAAICAGPKVLAGAGLLEGRQATAFPGALDDVPGVELRGGEPVVVDASVVTSRGPGTAMDFALRLIELLAGEAQAAEVEQQLQRPSGHRQYNGEA; via the coding sequence ATGAGTAGTGTGCTGGTGCCCTTGGCAACGGGCTGTGAGGAGCTGGAGGCGGTCACCGTCATCGACCTGCTGCGCCGGGCGGGGATCGATGTGGTCACCGCATCCCTGGACGGCGAGCCGGTGCGGGCCAGTCGCGGCGTCACGCTGGTGGCGGACACCCACCTCGATGAGGCCCTGCGCCGCGATTTCGACATGGTGGTGCTGCCCGGCGGCGCCGAGGGGGCGCGACGGCTGGGCGAGGATGACCGGGTCACTGAGCTCTTACGTAAGCTCGCTGACAGCGAGCGCTTCACGGCGGCCATCTGCGCGGGCCCCAAGGTGCTCGCCGGGGCCGGACTGCTGGAGGGCCGCCAGGCCACGGCCTTCCCGGGCGCCCTGGACGATGTCCCGGGGGTGGAACTCCGCGGTGGGGAGCCGGTGGTGGTGGACGCCAGCGTGGTGACCTCCCGCGGCCCCGGTACCGCGATGGATTTCGCCCTCCGGCTGATCGAATTGCTGGCCGGCGAGGCGCAGGCGGCGGAGGTGGAGCAGCAACTGCAGCGCCCCAGCGGTCACCGGCAGTACAACGGTGAGGCCTGA
- the secB gene encoding protein-export chaperone SecB: MADEQPQGNGQGAAQQGEQPKQQFQIAKLYLKDVSLETPNSPEVFTGEWKPQVNVDLTSKTRALQEGHYEVALTVTVTAKQGEKTAYLCEVTQAGVFQIKGFEDAARNGLLGAYCPAQLFPYVRETVNSLITQGGFPAMVLQPVNFDALYQQRLAQAAERQKAEQAQGGGAEAKGSDSTAAQGSDTQQ; this comes from the coding sequence ATGGCAGACGAACAACCCCAGGGTAACGGCCAGGGCGCCGCGCAGCAGGGCGAGCAACCCAAGCAGCAGTTCCAGATCGCCAAGCTGTATCTCAAGGATGTCTCGCTGGAGACGCCGAACAGCCCGGAGGTCTTCACCGGCGAGTGGAAGCCGCAGGTCAACGTCGACCTGACCAGCAAGACCCGCGCCCTGCAGGAAGGGCACTACGAGGTGGCCCTGACCGTCACCGTCACCGCCAAGCAGGGCGAGAAGACCGCTTACCTGTGCGAGGTCACCCAGGCCGGGGTCTTCCAGATCAAGGGCTTCGAGGACGCGGCGCGCAACGGCCTGCTGGGCGCCTACTGCCCGGCCCAACTCTTCCCCTACGTGCGCGAGACGGTGAACAGCTTGATCACCCAGGGCGGCTTTCCGGCCATGGTGCTGCAACCGGTCAACTTCGACGCCCTCTACCAGCAGCGGCTGGCCCAGGCCGCCGAGCGCCAGAAGGCGGAGCAGGCCCAGGGCGGCGGCGCCGAGGCCAAGGGCAGCGATAGCACCGCGGCCCAGGGTTCCGACACCCAGCAATAA
- a CDS encoding type II toxin-antitoxin system RelE/ParE family toxin: MWKIFEHRRVAKNLSAAPVEVQKRYEKWKDIVAISGPQGLRSIRGFSDEALSGKWKGFRSSRLNIQYRVIYRVRKNQVLVGVEKVTPHDYGRK; encoded by the coding sequence ATGTGGAAGATATTCGAGCACAGGAGAGTGGCGAAGAACTTGTCGGCAGCGCCTGTCGAGGTGCAGAAAAGGTATGAGAAATGGAAAGACATTGTCGCCATATCAGGGCCACAGGGGCTGCGCTCTATTAGGGGTTTCAGCGATGAAGCCTTATCAGGCAAGTGGAAAGGCTTCCGGTCTTCACGGCTTAACATACAGTACCGCGTCATCTATCGGGTACGGAAGAATCAAGTGCTCGTAGGGGTCGAGAAGGTAACTCCCCACGATTACGGGAGGAAATAG